In Clostridium sp., one DNA window encodes the following:
- a CDS encoding ribonuclease J has product MRKEKDKVKIIPLGGLGEIGKNMTAIEYKNDIIIIDCGLKFPDEEMLGIDLVIPDITYIKKNIDRVRGVFLTHGHEDHIGALPYVLKEVNIPVYGTKLTLGIVETKLKEHRLSDKVKLITVKPKDIIKLNNMSVEFIRTSHSIADSTAIAVHTPIGVILHTGDFKVDYTPIDGSPIDLARFAELGKKGVLLMLADSTNVERPGYTMSESTVGETFQKYFASAKNRIIVATFASNIHRIQQIITAAQMYNRKVAISGRSMENIMEVAVNLGYIEADKNTIISIDAINRYPNDRLVIITTGTQGEPMSALSRMAASEHKKVNIIPGDRIIISASAIPGNEKLISGVINQLFKKGAEVIYEALADVHVSGHACQEELKLMHTLVKPKFFMPVHGEYRHLKQHADLAMKLGMPSKHILIADNGDVVELSRDSIRKNGTVVSGQVFVDGLGVGDVGNIVLRDRKHLSQDGILTVVVTIEKESGSVIAGPDIISRGFVYVRESEDLMEEAKELVRDVLKDCEEKHITEWANIKSNVKEVLRTFLYEKTKRKPMILPIIMEI; this is encoded by the coding sequence TTGCGTAAAGAAAAAGATAAGGTAAAAATTATTCCACTAGGTGGATTAGGTGAAATAGGGAAGAATATGACAGCCATAGAATACAAGAATGACATCATAATAATTGACTGTGGACTTAAATTTCCGGATGAAGAGATGCTGGGAATAGATTTAGTCATACCCGATATCACTTATATTAAAAAGAATATTGACAGAGTGAGAGGTGTGTTTCTCACCCACGGTCATGAGGACCATATAGGAGCTCTTCCATATGTACTTAAGGAGGTGAATATACCTGTATATGGTACAAAATTGACTCTTGGCATAGTTGAGACAAAATTGAAGGAGCATAGACTTTCGGATAAGGTTAAACTCATTACTGTAAAACCAAAGGATATTATAAAGCTTAATAATATGTCAGTTGAGTTCATAAGAACCAGCCATAGTATTGCTGACTCAACTGCTATAGCAGTACACACCCCCATTGGAGTAATACTTCATACAGGAGATTTCAAAGTGGATTATACTCCCATTGATGGAAGTCCGATTGATTTAGCAAGGTTTGCCGAACTCGGCAAAAAAGGTGTGCTTCTTATGCTGGCAGATAGTACAAATGTTGAAAGACCCGGATATACAATGTCCGAAAGTACTGTTGGGGAAACTTTTCAGAAGTACTTTGCAAGTGCTAAAAATAGAATAATAGTGGCAACCTTTGCTTCTAATATACACAGGATACAGCAGATAATAACAGCAGCACAGATGTATAATAGAAAAGTTGCCATATCTGGAAGAAGCATGGAAAATATAATGGAGGTAGCCGTAAATCTTGGATATATTGAGGCAGACAAGAATACGATTATAAGTATAGACGCTATAAACAGATATCCAAATGACAGGTTGGTAATAATAACCACGGGTACACAAGGAGAACCAATGTCTGCACTTTCAAGGATGGCGGCTTCCGAGCATAAAAAGGTAAATATAATACCTGGCGACAGGATAATAATTTCAGCAAGTGCAATACCGGGAAATGAAAAATTGATATCCGGAGTTATAAATCAGCTGTTTAAAAAAGGTGCAGAAGTTATATATGAGGCGCTTGCAGATGTACACGTTTCAGGTCATGCCTGCCAGGAAGAATTGAAACTCATGCATACACTGGTAAAGCCAAAATTCTTTATGCCGGTTCATGGTGAATACAGACATTTGAAACAGCATGCAGATTTGGCAATGAAGCTTGGTATGCCTTCAAAGCATATACTTATAGCAGATAATGGTGATGTAGTAGAACTTTCAAGGGATTCTATAAGGAAAAATGGTACCGTGGTTTCAGGTCAGGTATTTGTAGACGGCCTTGGTGTTGGAGATGTAGGAAATATAGTATTGAGGGACAGAAAGCATCTTTCACAGGATGGAATACTTACAGTAGTCGTCACTATTGAAAAGGAAAGTGGAAGTGTTATTGCAGGGCCTGATATAATTTCAAGAGGTTTTGTGTATGTAAGAGAATCGGAAGACCTCATGGAAGAAGCAAAAGAACTTGTACGTGATGTGCTTAAAGATTGTGAAGAAAAGCATATAACAGAGTGGGCAAATATTAAGTCTAACGTCAAGGAAGTTTTGAGAACATTTCTATATGAAAAAACCAAGAGAAAACCTATGATACTTCCTATAATTATGGAAATATAG
- a CDS encoding Fur family transcriptional regulator, protein MSRLSSGEIERLKNSLKEKGYKLTPQRRAIVDIIIRNEGRHLTTEQIYDMVKKDCPEIGLATVYRTVQLLEDIGVICKLDLDDGCGRYEIVHEKEIHHHHHLICTKCSKIIEVPDHLLEGLESQIESKYNFKILNHSLKFYGICSDCLKKSEKEEKG, encoded by the coding sequence ATGTCAAGACTTTCATCTGGTGAAATAGAAAGATTGAAAAACAGTTTAAAGGAAAAGGGGTATAAACTTACGCCGCAGAGACGGGCTATAGTTGATATAATAATAAGAAATGAAGGTAGACATTTGACAACAGAGCAGATATATGACATGGTGAAAAAAGACTGTCCTGAAATAGGACTGGCAACAGTTTATAGAACAGTCCAATTGCTGGAGGATATAGGTGTCATATGTAAGTTGGATTTAGACGATGGATGTGGCAGGTATGAAATAGTTCATGAAAAGGAAATACATCATCATCATCATCTTATCTGTACGAAGTGTTCAAAGATAATTGAAGTTCCGGATCATCTTCTGGAAGGTCTGGAATCACAAATAGAGAGTAAATATAATTTTAAAATTTTAAATCATAGTCTAAAGTTTTACGGAATATGCAGTGATTGTTTAAAGAAATCAGAAAAAGAAGAAAAAGGATAA
- a CDS encoding DUF1292 domain-containing protein, whose protein sequence is MENDLKDIVLEDENGNKVKFELVTKFDIEDREYIIAIPHDGNNEEAIALRIDEDENGNSVLSTVEDDSEFSDVVSAYEMLFEDDI, encoded by the coding sequence ATGGAAAATGATTTGAAGGATATAGTCCTTGAAGACGAAAATGGAAATAAAGTAAAATTCGAACTTGTTACTAAATTTGACATAGAAGACAGAGAATATATAATTGCAATCCCACATGATGGCAATAATGAAGAAGCAATAGCTCTTAGAATAGATGAAGATGAAAACGGAAATAGTGTACTTAGTACTGTGGAAGATGATAGTGAATTTTCCGATGTAGTTAGTGCATATGAGATGCTTTTTGAAGATGATATATAG
- the ruvX gene encoding Holliday junction resolvase RuvX, with translation MRILGLDIGDRTIGVSVSDPLRITAQGITTIRRKNSDEDIEQLTKICNSYNIELIVSGLPKNMNGTLGPQSEKVIEFCNLIKGKIDIPIKMWDERLTTVAANRAMLEADMSRRKRKKLVDKIASTYILQGYLDSIYKK, from the coding sequence ATGAGAATATTGGGCCTGGATATTGGAGATAGGACTATAGGAGTGTCGGTAAGCGACCCACTTAGGATCACAGCCCAGGGAATTACAACTATAAGAAGAAAAAATTCAGATGAAGATATAGAACAATTGACAAAAATATGTAATAGTTATAATATAGAATTGATTGTGTCGGGGCTTCCAAAGAATATGAACGGTACTCTTGGCCCCCAAAGTGAAAAAGTAATTGAATTTTGTAATCTTATAAAAGGGAAAATAGATATTCCAATAAAGATGTGGGATGAAAGATTGACTACGGTAGCGGCCAACAGAGCTATGCTTGAGGCGGACATGTCCAGAAGGAAGAGAAAAAAGCTAGTGGATAAAATAGCATCTACATATATATTACAGGGATATTTGGACAGCATTTATAAAAAGTAA
- a CDS encoding IreB family regulatory phosphoprotein → MSEDNTIQFDISESKKVLTKEILTEVYDSLIKKGYNPVNQLVGYLISDDPTYITNYNGARSLIKKLERDEILEEVLKAYLNIK, encoded by the coding sequence ATGAGTGAAGACAATACTATTCAGTTTGATATATCTGAAAGTAAAAAGGTTCTTACGAAAGAAATATTGACTGAAGTCTATGATTCGCTAATTAAAAAGGGATATAATCCGGTAAACCAGCTTGTTGGATATTTGATTTCCGATGATCCAACCTATATAACCAATTATAATGGTGCAAGATCTTTGATTAAGAAGCTTGAGAGAGATGAAATACTTGAAGAAGTATTGAAGGCTTATTTGAATATAAAATAA